In a single window of the Candidatus Cloacimonadota bacterium genome:
- a CDS encoding ATP-dependent 6-phosphofructokinase, whose protein sequence is MKKRLLIATGGGDCPGLNAVIRAIVKRAAQEHTWEVLGSIDAFNGVLQDPMHLVELTSDKVAGIHVRGGTIIGTTNKGGPFNWPVKDNKGNWAEVDRSKDFVERIRYQNIEAIINIGGDGSQKISQGLYELGCPIIGVPKTIDNDLSDTDFTFGFQTAVDVATDAVDKLVTTAASHHRVLILEVMGRYAGWIALHAAIAGGAEVCLIPEIPYKIEKVMDAIMQRFDNGRGFANIVIAEGATVVGGEMTYTQNNSPGAMKIRLGGAGMQLAEELRHAGCPIEIRETILGHLQRGGTPNAFDRILASQFGVKAFELVLAKKWGHMVAYRHPNIIAVPIKDAIKEYNLVNPKGNLVKTARGLGISMGD, encoded by the coding sequence ATGAAGAAAAGACTATTGATAGCCACAGGCGGTGGAGATTGTCCCGGTTTGAATGCAGTAATACGTGCCATTGTGAAACGCGCTGCGCAAGAACATACATGGGAAGTTTTGGGCTCAATAGATGCCTTTAATGGAGTATTACAAGATCCCATGCATTTAGTGGAACTCACTTCTGACAAAGTAGCTGGGATCCATGTGCGAGGTGGTACTATCATTGGTACTACAAACAAAGGGGGTCCCTTCAACTGGCCAGTAAAAGACAATAAGGGAAATTGGGCTGAAGTGGATAGAAGTAAGGATTTTGTGGAACGAATTCGTTATCAGAATATCGAAGCCATTATAAACATAGGTGGAGATGGATCACAAAAAATCTCTCAAGGCCTGTATGAGCTTGGCTGCCCTATCATAGGGGTTCCCAAAACTATAGATAACGATCTTAGCGATACAGATTTCACTTTTGGTTTTCAGACTGCTGTAGATGTAGCTACAGATGCAGTTGACAAATTGGTGACTACAGCAGCCAGTCACCATAGAGTTCTTATTTTGGAGGTTATGGGGCGATATGCGGGTTGGATAGCTTTGCATGCGGCAATTGCCGGCGGGGCAGAAGTATGTTTGATTCCTGAGATTCCCTATAAGATAGAAAAGGTAATGGATGCCATTATGCAGAGGTTTGATAATGGAAGAGGCTTTGCTAATATCGTAATTGCAGAAGGTGCTACAGTTGTTGGTGGAGAGATGACTTATACTCAAAACAATTCTCCGGGTGCCATGAAAATTCGTTTAGGAGGAGCAGGTATGCAATTAGCAGAAGAGCTACGACACGCAGGTTGTCCTATTGAGATTAGAGAGACCATATTGGGGCATCTGCAACGAGGCGGAACACCCAATGCTTTTGATAGGATATTGGCATCACAATTTGGGGTTAAAGCATTTGAACTGGTATTGGCAAAGAAGTGGGGGCATATGGTAGCTTATCGGCATCCAAATATTATTGCAGTACCCATAAAGGACGCTATTAAAGAATACAACTTAGTAAATCCCAAGGGAAATCTGGTTAAAACAGCTCGAGGCTTGGGAATCTCGATGGGAGATTGA
- a CDS encoding MFS transporter — protein sequence MKLKELNPFVRQTVYLLMLAAVFNGAVQSLAQTQDIIARKALHARDWQLMLMTMIWPVSNFLSIWWGRLFEKSRHKSYYFIAGGVVGRLTLLYAIWLSTMNEYLVIMALLYSANSMLLPAQNSIYQRNIRPQRRAAVYGYTLSIGMAISIVLTFIVGRALDIQESSFRWILALTGIAGFISTLLHSRINIQEPMIEPSQIHEKVTLKAAFLDPIQRSLALMKQNKAFSAFERSFSIYGMGYIMMQPIIPIYMVDRLQLSYTNNFLAKGVLSQLGMLFLAPLFGSLHDRMHPFKYIGFSFALLMLFPLLFVLSSYWAGESVVAVIIVFVAYTIFGLAMTGVNMAWNMSSIFFAGNEDAAMYQSVHVTLTGVRGLVAPVLGFTLLRLIGIESVFIVAAGFLALASIMSFRDYRKLKYTKINILK from the coding sequence ATGAAACTTAAAGAACTAAATCCCTTTGTACGCCAAACGGTATATTTACTAATGCTTGCCGCCGTTTTCAACGGAGCTGTGCAATCTTTAGCGCAAACACAGGATATTATTGCCCGCAAGGCACTACATGCTCGAGATTGGCAACTGATGTTAATGACTATGATATGGCCGGTTTCAAACTTTCTTTCCATTTGGTGGGGCAGACTTTTTGAGAAGTCTCGACATAAATCTTACTATTTCATTGCTGGAGGTGTGGTAGGCAGGCTTACTCTGTTATATGCTATATGGCTTAGCACAATGAATGAGTACCTGGTAATAATGGCTTTGTTGTATTCGGCTAATTCAATGCTGCTCCCAGCCCAGAATAGCATATACCAAAGGAATATTCGACCTCAGCGCAGGGCAGCAGTATATGGTTATACACTGAGTATTGGTATGGCGATATCGATAGTGCTTACTTTCATTGTCGGTAGAGCATTAGATATCCAAGAATCTAGCTTTAGATGGATTCTCGCTCTTACCGGAATTGCAGGTTTTATAAGTACCCTTCTTCATTCTCGTATAAATATACAGGAGCCCATGATAGAACCTTCACAGATACATGAAAAGGTTACGTTGAAAGCGGCATTTTTAGATCCAATTCAACGGAGTTTAGCTCTCATGAAACAAAATAAAGCTTTCTCAGCTTTCGAACGGAGCTTTTCGATTTATGGGATGGGGTATATTATGATGCAACCCATTATCCCAATCTACATGGTAGATAGACTTCAGCTAAGCTATACCAACAACTTCTTAGCCAAAGGAGTGTTATCTCAATTGGGTATGTTATTCTTAGCGCCCCTTTTTGGTAGCTTACACGATAGGATGCATCCATTTAAGTATATAGGATTTAGCTTTGCATTATTAATGTTGTTTCCTCTATTATTTGTGTTATCATCTTATTGGGCAGGAGAATCTGTAGTTGCCGTAATAATTGTTTTTGTTGCTTATACAATATTCGGTTTGGCAATGACTGGGGTAAATATGGCGTGGAATATGAGTTCTATCTTTTTTGCCGGTAATGAAGATGCAGCTATGTATCAGAGTGTTCATGTTACACTTACTGGAGTTCGTGGTTTAGTGGCTCCAGTACTGGGTTTTACCCTACTCCGGCTTATAGGAATTGAATCTGTATTCATTGTTGCTGCAGGCTTTCTTGCGTTGGCTTCGATAATGAGTTTTAGAGATTATCGCAAATTGAAATATACCAAAATCAATATATTGAAATAA
- a CDS encoding 3-phosphoglycerate dehydrogenase gives MPKVLIATEKPFAAQAAAKIKAELENAKYDYKFLESYLDASEFQAAVKDVDALIIRSDKVNEAVLNAAQNLKIVVRAGAGYDNVDLKAATAHDVVVMNTPGQNSNAVAELAIGLMIYMARGKFNGKSGTELAGKKLVLFGFGYIARLVARMARGIGMEVYSYDPYIANEVMQKEEVKPLTKVEDIFKTGDYVSLHIPANAETKGSINWNLLSLLPDNAILVNTARKEVLDEQALLKAFTEKKGFRYVSDVAPDNLNTISEQYADRIYCTPKKMGAQTAEANTNAGIAAARQIIAFFEKGDKTFKVN, from the coding sequence ATGCCAAAAGTCCTTATTGCCACAGAAAAACCGTTTGCAGCCCAAGCTGCTGCAAAGATTAAGGCAGAATTGGAAAATGCCAAGTACGATTACAAATTTTTGGAATCTTATCTGGATGCTAGTGAGTTTCAAGCTGCAGTTAAGGATGTAGATGCCCTGATTATTCGCAGTGACAAAGTGAATGAAGCTGTTTTAAATGCCGCCCAGAATCTCAAGATCGTAGTTCGTGCTGGTGCAGGTTACGACAATGTAGACCTTAAAGCAGCCACAGCTCATGATGTGGTGGTTATGAACACTCCCGGACAGAATTCCAATGCCGTAGCAGAACTTGCCATAGGTTTAATGATTTATATGGCTCGTGGGAAATTTAATGGCAAAAGCGGAACTGAGCTTGCCGGAAAGAAACTAGTACTTTTCGGGTTTGGTTACATAGCGCGCTTGGTAGCAAGAATGGCTCGTGGGATTGGGATGGAAGTATATTCGTACGATCCATATATTGCCAATGAAGTGATGCAAAAAGAAGAAGTTAAACCTCTGACTAAGGTCGAAGATATTTTTAAAACCGGAGACTATGTTTCTCTTCACATTCCAGCAAATGCCGAAACTAAGGGCTCAATTAATTGGAACTTGCTTTCGCTTTTGCCCGATAACGCTATATTGGTTAATACTGCGCGAAAGGAAGTGCTGGATGAACAGGCTTTATTGAAAGCTTTTACCGAGAAAAAAGGTTTTCGATATGTTAGTGATGTGGCTCCAGATAATTTGAATACTATCAGTGAACAATATGCTGATCGTATTTACTGCACACCTAAGAAGATGGGAGCTCAAACCGCAGAAGCGAATACCAATGCCGGAATTGCGGCGGCAAGGCAAATTATTGCATTCTTCGAAAAAGGCGATAAAACCTTTAAAGTAAATTAA